TTGAGTTGGGTTCGTTCGAGACCATTTCCAGTTCTTCCCCGACCTTCATCCTCTTGATCTTCTTGGTCAGCTCCACGGTCGGTAATGGGCATTCTAAACCTCTGCAGTCAAGGATCTCCATCTTTCTCGCACTCTCCAAGATAGTTTAACATATCTTAAT
This genomic stretch from Methanomassiliicoccales archaeon harbors:
- a CDS encoding sulfurtransferase TusA family protein, with the protein product MEILDCRGLECPLPTVELTKKIKRMKVGEELEMVSNEPNSKLDVPAWCKRTGNQLIDVREEEGHFYFHIKKVR